The DNA segment CCTCGTCGATCGTGACCGTCAGCTGGTAGATTTTGATTTCCATATTTTCCCCATCGTCGCACGGGCCGATCGTGTGGATCTGGCCCTTCACCGTGCAGTAGGTGTCTTCGCGCCGCAGCTGCACACAGCCGACGGAGTCGTCCCCGAACTCGGGATTGTTTTCCGCGCACGATTGTCTGGAAAGGGGAATCGATTTGGGTTAGAAGTGattttttgtaggaaaataaaaacggatgacattttttttttgctttgctttgctgtcACTGCATCAATCGGAATGTTTTGagtgtgaaataaaatgtttgacGAGATAGCCAACCAGCCAGGCGAACGAACGACGTTAACATTTGACGGTCACACAAATGACAACCCCGCCGGTATATCTGCCACATTCAGATTGACGTTCCGCGAACGACACTAGGATCCGTTGACCGCGCCAAGCAGCGAGCAGCGACCGCAACACCGCGGGCAGACCCTACTTGCCCGACACCGTCGGAAACGCGTGTGAAACCGATCGCCCCAAACGCGCTAACCGTGTCCCCTCCCCATTCCCGACTACTTACAGTGCCTTCAGGAGACTATCGTTGCCGGACACGGCCTTCATCAGGCGGAGCATGTAGTCCCACAGCATCGGTCGCGTTACCGTCGGCAGGTTGAAGGTAAAAGCCTTCTGGTAGCCGGGCGCTAGCTGCTCCTCGAGATCGTTCGGCCGATCCATCACAAAACGCGCCTCTCCTTCCATGGTTTGTCGTTTCTTTCCGCTTTACCTGCGCTGTCAATGGGTTCGGGGGGAGTTTTGGACCACTTCGCGCCTCGTTGCGTGGTGATGATGTGAAGAGAAGGAGGTGATTTTTCACTGTTTCGGAGTGAAATTGTGTTTCCGCGATTGTTTACCTATCACCCACCAATACTGAATGACGCGAtggacacacacgcacacaggcaCGCAACCACACGAAAGCGGTACGCAGAGCGGTGCGGGAGAAGTGAACCCGGGGCGGTTGTAAACGGAGCCGGTTCGTTCGAAAATGAAACGCAATTTGAAATCGCGATTTGCAAAGTGACGGTTGCATGTTCGAAAAAgggtaatttattttattttcatgtcTTATTTAGGTGAAGAAAAAGGCAAATTTTAATATTGAGGCAgggtttattaaattaaaattggtATGCAATTTCAACTTAAAGATGAAAGTGTGGTTACGTCAGGCTTGCCATTTTTTATATAAAGGGgtcttttttaatatttgacaAAATACCAGCAAGTATTCTGTTGGTAAATTTCAACGAGTTTTCTGCCAGCTTGCGCATGTAACGGAATTTCAGCACCTAAAATGCATACTGACTTTGTCGAtgctgaaataaaaataaattgcacagattaagcttaaaagatcatcGTCtgtttttggctcaacaaccattGTCGATCAAGACCTATCTGTACCATTTGTTGGGTTGGCTTTCTGTGacttcccaagtgccacaatccactcaacgaccactaaacggcttctaaacgactcaagttctctacctaaacggaatatagaaagacttcgtttagcaaacggcaaacgactcatgtacagtggagcgccgtttatccgggcttctcgggacttgacctcgcccggatatgcgaataacacggataattagtcaaatgatatattttatcacctaTTCCTGAttaatttttggaaaattatcttattttttgataaaaggAACCCTGTTTTTATTAACTTGATGTTTTTCCCAAAAGAATACAGGCGATCCCCGAGATACaaggtacctcttatacgcggattcggagatacgcggttttccaaatctgacagttctttgagcaaattgtactgatttgacacatcaattgtgaaacaccaaataatttccgtattgATCGAATTTGAAATACCATTGCAAAAGGTTTTAAACTGTTCAATTCAgtagaaacatatcaaataatattttttttggtggttAAAATCTACCCCTACTTgaaaaattgcacaaaaattagtgatattttggctggaaatcacgagattcgacttacgcggaaattcgagatacgcgatattttgctgccgttttcggtccccattaaccgtgtatctcggggaccgcctgtatttgaaatttgccttgAATTATCGTgtcttttgttatgacaatgtgctcttttaaccgctttttcaaatatcctcctcataacgcaatgtcacctttgtatggaactgtcatttctcaacagcacggataaggtacccggataaacggcgctccactgtattctaaaaatataaaaaaaaaactggtggcgccatctgttggtgagATACCAAACCAGTGGAGCTTCCACGCTTGGAGTgctttttccttccctctgtactgttgtatggtttcgcattgaaggtATCAAGTTAGTATTTGTACTAAACTGTAGTAAATTTCGATGCaaattatcaacaaaattGTGCATTCCTATTTTACATCACAGCcgagtttgtttacgttttttcaCGTTTCCACGTGAGCGATGCGCGTAGATTGtcaccaacacaacgaaaggaCTAAGTGGACGAAGTGTTGGAAGCGAGTAAAGGATGGCTAGAGAAAACGAGCGAGACGCAGCTATTTtcgaacgtcaaaaacccTCGCCTTGCCGTGCGGggcaaaaacaataacaaatccCCCCCGTGTCGTATGATTCTGCCTCGAAAACAAGGCGCAAGGGAAAGGAACAGAGTGTAGAAACTAATTCCGCGCCCACCCCCCTTCCGTGACACGATCGATTTGCGTTCTTTGTTTCCACTTTCGATTTTGATAAGATTTGACGTGAATTCGTTGTTTTGATTGGGCCCTATTTCTGTTGTGTGCTTGCTGCGTCGTTATCGCTGCACATAAGCGTACGGGCCCTTGTTTGGCCCCAAATCAGAACAGTGCCCACAAGGATAGTGATCGCAAGAACGGAACAACGTAAAAGCTGCTCcacacagcaaaaacacacacatacacaccatgGAACCGAACGACGGGGACGAGAAAATCCCATTAAAGTTGGCACAAATATCGATCGACAAGTTTAACCAGACGATACCACAGTACCTGACGGTGCTGCGGAACCACAAATGCAACATCGAAAAGGCAGGCTCGCTGAACGATTGGGAGAAGGTCAAGCGGGAGCAGCTGAACGCGACCCGCATCGTCAAACAGATCCGCTTCATGCTGGTGGAGATCGATAAAGTGCGCCAGCGGTTGCGGGCCAGCGACTACGATCGGTTCGACGAGGGCATCGCGTCGACGAAGAAGGACGCATTCAACAGTATGGCCGAGTATATGGGTAAGTGGACGGGGTGGTTTGGTTGTTGGGAAATTGCTTTAACACCTTCTTCCGTGGCTTGATACAATTGCAGCGATGCAGCAAACCGTACGGGCACAGTCAGTCCGCAACTATCAACGCTCGCAGTACGACGAGGAAGGTGGCAGCGGGGACGGTAGTTCCGAATTTCCCACCGGTGGCCGGCTGGCCTACGTCCCACAGATTACCAGCTCGTTCAACACGGAGGAGCACGAACTGCGCCAAAGGGAGGAGTGTCTGCGCCAGATGGAAAGCTTGCAGCGCGAAATGGAGGACATCCAGGAGCTGTACCAAAAGGTGCACGAGCTGGTGCACGAGCAGGGCGAAACGGTTACCCGCGTCGAGGAGAACGTGGACGTGGCCCAGATCCAGGTGGAGGCGGGCGTGACGGCCCTGCAGAAAGCGCTCGCGTACAAGAAAGCCGTTTATCCGTTGGCCGGCGCCTTCCTTGGCTCGTGCATCGGCGGCCCGATTGGGCTGGTCGTGGGGCTGAAGGCGGGTGGGTTGGCCGCGCTCGGTGGCGGGCTGGTTGGGTTTGCGAGTGGCAAGTTCATCAAAAACGTGGACGCCCTTCCGGAGCCCGATGAGGCCGGTTCGAATGATAGTGCGACCGAGGCAACACCCGGCACGCCCACGGAACCGGGCGAAGCGGAACCGATTGCGTCGAAAACATGACAGTTGCTTAACCGGTGCACCATTCAGTAGGTCAAACGCTGTCGAACACATACTCACCCGTTAGCCGATGTGTTACTTTTACCGTTTTAATGTAATGTGCTGACACACACAATAGTCCCGGAACAAACGCTTTGTGCATCACAATTATATCCCCCTACAAGCACTAGAGTACGCTAACGTAAACCGCCGCCTGTCGTAGTCGTTGTCGTTGTTCTATAGCCAATAATGGAAATACATCCACGTTCTTCGTGTTACTTTAACAAAATcacggtgcgtgtgtgtggttttattGCGCCAGCAGTGCCTTCCAGTTGTTCGTACGATCGATAAAGTGCATCCGTTTGC comes from the Anopheles coluzzii chromosome 2, AcolN3, whole genome shotgun sequence genome and includes:
- the LOC120950471 gene encoding syntaxin-17; the protein is MEPNDGDEKIPLKLAQISIDKFNQTIPQYLTVLRNHKCNIEKAGSLNDWEKVKREQLNATRIVKQIRFMLVEIDKVRQRLRASDYDRFDEGIASTKKDAFNSMAEYMAMQQTVRAQSVRNYQRSQYDEEGGSGDGSSEFPTGGRLAYVPQITSSFNTEEHELRQREECLRQMESLQREMEDIQELYQKVHELVHEQGETVTRVEENVDVAQIQVEAGVTALQKALAYKKAVYPLAGAFLGSCIGGPIGLVVGLKAGGLAALGGGLVGFASGKFIKNVDALPEPDEAGSNDSATEATPGTPTEPGEAEPIASKT